The following proteins are encoded in a genomic region of Leptospira ryugenii:
- a CDS encoding 4-(cytidine 5'-diphospho)-2-C-methyl-D-erythritol kinase, which yields MGISPAKINLGLEVPFRREDGYHEIRSIFLKINFADSFEARILKEKGESRFHLVSKNLLKGHRFQLFEAVSERGDLSKNILWKSFQSLLPHLKTPIQVTIHLEKRIPPEGGIGGGSSNAGSFLAALFPYTDLEEADKLSIAKSIGADVPFFLQKSHCWVQGIGDILEPIEVGNGYGVLAIPPLSLSTKAMYAGLQKSLQRSPVSKVWKTLAEDVIKNLQVGAWKQLNGLLENEFEKVAFVDHPGLRDLKHGFFKNGAAYASLSGSGSCLYGLVNSQTEQTELLKAMTLQFPEIEFLSFAF from the coding sequence ATGGGGATTTCACCTGCAAAAATCAACCTAGGACTGGAAGTTCCCTTTCGCAGGGAGGATGGCTATCATGAGATACGCAGTATATTTTTAAAAATCAACTTTGCAGACTCCTTTGAGGCGAGAATCCTGAAGGAAAAAGGCGAATCCCGCTTCCACTTAGTCTCAAAAAATCTTTTGAAAGGCCATAGGTTCCAACTGTTCGAGGCTGTCTCAGAGCGAGGGGATCTAAGTAAAAATATTTTATGGAAATCCTTCCAAAGTCTTCTGCCCCATTTGAAAACACCAATCCAAGTTACCATCCACTTGGAAAAGCGTATCCCTCCAGAAGGCGGAATTGGCGGTGGGAGTTCCAATGCCGGTAGCTTTCTTGCGGCTCTATTTCCTTATACAGATCTTGAGGAAGCAGATAAACTTTCGATTGCAAAGTCGATAGGAGCCGATGTTCCTTTTTTCCTCCAAAAATCACATTGTTGGGTGCAAGGAATCGGAGATATTTTAGAACCTATTGAAGTTGGGAATGGATATGGGGTTCTGGCGATTCCTCCCTTGAGTTTATCAACAAAAGCAATGTACGCTGGGCTCCAAAAAAGTTTACAAAGAAGCCCAGTCTCAAAAGTATGGAAAACTCTGGCAGAGGATGTGATCAAAAATCTTCAAGTCGGTGCCTGGAAGCAGCTCAACGGTCTTCTCGAGAATGAATTTGAGAAAGTTGCGTTTGTAGACCACCCCGGTTTAAGAGATTTGAAGCATGGGTTTTTCAAAAACGGAGCGGCATATGCCTCTCTCTCAGGTTCAGGCTCTTGTTTGTATGGTCTTGTCAATAGCCAAACGGAACAGACTGAACTTTTGAAAGCTATGACTTTACAATTTCCAGAGATTGAGTTTTTGTCCTTTGCATTTTGA
- a CDS encoding sugar phosphate nucleotidyltransferase produces the protein MAPTVTAVILAAGKGTRMKSELPKVAVVLNQSPLLIHVLKNIESANIKRKIVVVGYRKDVVTEIAKSFPGVEFAEQTEQLGTGHAVLSAEPLIQENDHYILVACGDAPLISAHSFQTLLSLHIKNQYSATVLSAEMTDPTGYGRIIRSNQDGSLVRIVEQKDATEEEKAVKEINTGTYCFTTKRLFHALKKIGNENAQKEYYLTDVIKILVSEGDKVGAMVLSNALESHGINSPEDLQTAQNYLDKGLVGV, from the coding sequence ATTGCACCTACTGTAACTGCTGTTATTCTAGCGGCAGGGAAAGGAACTCGAATGAAGAGTGAACTTCCCAAGGTTGCGGTTGTACTGAACCAATCCCCACTTTTAATACACGTCCTGAAAAATATCGAATCAGCAAATATCAAACGAAAGATTGTGGTTGTTGGATACCGAAAGGACGTCGTAACAGAAATCGCAAAATCATTTCCAGGTGTTGAATTTGCAGAACAAACAGAACAATTGGGGACTGGGCATGCAGTGCTATCAGCTGAACCACTCATCCAAGAAAACGATCATTACATTTTGGTAGCCTGCGGCGATGCCCCACTTATCTCAGCCCATTCCTTCCAAACTCTTCTTTCTCTACACATCAAAAACCAGTACTCTGCCACAGTTTTGTCAGCTGAGATGACAGATCCAACTGGATATGGTCGTATCATTCGTTCAAATCAGGACGGCTCATTAGTAAGGATAGTTGAGCAGAAAGATGCGACTGAGGAAGAGAAAGCAGTCAAAGAAATCAATACTGGTACCTATTGTTTTACCACAAAACGTTTGTTCCATGCGCTTAAAAAAATTGGCAATGAAAATGCGCAAAAGGAATACTATCTCACTGACGTAATTAAAATTTTAGTAAGCGAAGGTGACAAAGTTGGAGCCATGGTACTCTCTAATGCCTTAGAAAGCCATGGAATCAATTCGCCAGAAGATTTACAAACTGCACAAAATTATTTAGACAAAGGTTTGGTAGGAGTATGA
- a CDS encoding ribose-phosphate diphosphokinase gives MNPNEVAVFSGNANRPLAEEICNQLGIPKGAISVKRFSDGESSVKIEENVRGRDVFVVQSISFPANDSLMELLLIIDALRRASARRITAVLPYYGYGRQDRKVEPRVPISARVVADLIETVGPNRVLTMDLHADQIQGFFRIPVDHLYFSPVLAEYINSLKMDDLVIVSPDSGGAERARNFGKKVNGSLAIIDKRRPKANESVVMNVIGDIKDKNCLLLDDMIDTGGTIAKAAMALYENGAKSVLCCATHGVLSGEAPEKLNQANFKQIVLSNSIMIPETKKINNLKTLSIAPLFAKAIERIHKEESISSLFL, from the coding sequence ATGAATCCCAACGAGGTTGCTGTATTCTCAGGAAATGCAAATCGTCCTCTCGCTGAAGAAATCTGCAATCAGTTAGGAATTCCCAAGGGTGCGATCTCTGTTAAGAGATTTTCCGATGGGGAGAGTTCTGTAAAGATTGAAGAAAATGTTCGAGGACGCGATGTCTTTGTTGTTCAATCCATAAGTTTTCCAGCAAACGATAGTTTGATGGAGTTACTCCTGATCATAGATGCACTGCGACGCGCATCTGCGCGGAGAATCACTGCTGTGCTCCCGTATTATGGGTATGGTAGACAGGACCGTAAAGTCGAGCCTAGGGTTCCCATTTCCGCTCGCGTTGTCGCAGACCTTATTGAGACAGTTGGTCCTAACCGCGTGCTTACGATGGATTTACATGCCGACCAGATCCAAGGTTTTTTTCGTATCCCCGTTGATCATTTGTATTTTTCACCTGTGCTTGCTGAGTACATAAATTCTCTAAAGATGGACGACCTCGTCATTGTATCGCCAGATTCTGGCGGAGCAGAGCGCGCGCGCAATTTTGGGAAGAAGGTAAATGGCTCCTTAGCAATTATTGACAAACGTCGTCCAAAAGCAAACGAGTCTGTCGTTATGAATGTGATAGGCGATATCAAAGACAAAAACTGTTTACTTTTAGATGATATGATTGATACGGGCGGAACCATTGCAAAAGCGGCAATGGCGCTATATGAAAATGGTGCCAAGTCCGTCCTTTGCTGCGCAACGCATGGGGTCCTCTCTGGCGAGGCTCCAGAAAAATTAAACCAAGCAAACTTCAAACAGATCGTATTATCAAATTCGATCATGATACCAGAGACTAAAAAAATAAATAACTTGAAAACGCTCTCTATCGCTCCACTGTTTGCTAAAGCCATCGAAAGGATTCACAAAGAAGAATCCATCTCTAGTCTGTTTTTATAA
- a CDS encoding 50S ribosomal protein L25/general stress protein Ctc: protein MEKLKLKLEPRAEKGKGPARRLRTAGLVPANIIGNGQATSASVVEKEIQKLIDSGIRKATLIEIELDGKKENVFVKEVQRFPHTGQIRHIDFFKVTPGKKILTTVAVKTVGVAKGSKAGGQFEHLIHELKVKSTPEDLVDVISVDVSHLDVGMSIKVSELPTPKSWDIVINGDPIVTSCNKTKAILAAERAEKAEAEKDKKPAAKKAAAKK, encoded by the coding sequence ATGGAAAAATTGAAATTAAAACTTGAACCAAGAGCAGAAAAAGGAAAAGGACCAGCACGTCGATTGCGAACGGCAGGTCTTGTGCCTGCCAACATCATTGGCAATGGCCAAGCTACCTCTGCATCTGTTGTAGAGAAAGAAATCCAAAAACTCATCGATTCAGGAATTAGAAAAGCTACCTTAATCGAAATCGAACTCGATGGAAAAAAAGAAAATGTCTTCGTTAAAGAAGTACAAAGATTTCCTCACACAGGACAGATTCGTCACATCGACTTTTTCAAAGTTACACCTGGCAAAAAAATCCTCACTACAGTAGCAGTTAAAACTGTTGGAGTGGCTAAAGGATCTAAGGCCGGAGGACAGTTTGAGCATCTCATCCATGAATTGAAAGTGAAATCCACACCAGAAGATTTAGTAGATGTGATCAGTGTCGATGTTTCTCATTTAGATGTAGGCATGAGTATCAAAGTATCTGAACTTCCTACACCGAAGTCCTGGGACATAGTGATCAATGGAGATCCGATTGTAACATCATGCAACAAAACTAAGGCGATTCTTGCAGCAGAAAGAGCGGAGAAGGCGGAAGCAGAAAAAGACAAAAAACCTGCTGCCAAAAAAGCCGCAGCTAAAAAGTAA
- the pth gene encoding aminoacyl-tRNA hydrolase, with amino-acid sequence MKLIVGLGNPGDKYNNNRSNIGFKILDVIANNIGIEIKTKKKKSLIGRGEFEGDEVVLLKPQTFSDLSGESVLYIASFLKIQVKDIVLIHEDLQLDLGQIVVTKGGDSYGHPGVESVSLSLRSPNFIRIRIGVKNPKFNPKKREEFLRDDFEPLENLSLIQIINDAEAAIRSISMGDIDEVIQKYHL; translated from the coding sequence ATGAAGCTGATCGTCGGCCTAGGGAATCCAGGCGATAAGTACAACAACAATCGATCCAACATCGGTTTCAAAATCCTCGATGTCATTGCGAACAACATTGGCATCGAGATCAAAACAAAGAAGAAAAAATCTTTGATTGGACGCGGTGAATTCGAGGGCGATGAAGTTGTACTTTTGAAACCACAAACATTTAGTGACCTATCTGGTGAGTCCGTACTATACATTGCCAGTTTTCTGAAAATCCAAGTAAAGGACATAGTTCTAATCCATGAAGATTTGCAATTGGATTTAGGGCAGATTGTCGTTACAAAAGGTGGAGACAGCTATGGGCATCCTGGCGTAGAATCTGTCTCTTTATCCCTCCGTTCCCCCAATTTCATCAGAATTCGGATCGGTGTCAAAAATCCGAAGTTCAATCCGAAAAAAAGGGAAGAATTTTTACGTGATGATTTTGAGCCATTGGAGAATCTAAGTCTGATTCAGATCATCAACGATGCGGAAGCCGCAATTCGATCGATTTCCATGGGCGATATCGACGAAGTGATACAGAAATATCACCTTTGA
- the ftsH gene encoding ATP-dependent zinc metalloprotease FtsH — protein sequence MNKNIKSVFLFLLILLVVLYTLYKGQDFAGKPDEISYSEFLNMVEPVEGKKPIGRITSKDGKDVTNKQQIMIDRDLIEGWYIPNDSKDNKPKAFKTNIAPINDDLVTKLRKSRLSFTAKSPEENKFLSVIYGILPWLFILGFIWFIMMRQLQASGNKAFTFGKSRAKMNVDPKVKVTFNDVAGCEEAKVELLEIIEFLKDPKKFQAIGARIPKGVLLVGPPGTGKTLLAKAVAGEAGVPFFSISGSDFVEMFVGVGASRVRDLFDQGKKNAPCIIFIDEIDAVGRLRGAGLGGGHDEREQTLNQMLVEMDGFEMNEGVIVMAATNRADVLDPALLRPGRFDRQVIVDLPDLRGREEILKVHAKKVPMVSDISISSIARGTPGFTGADLANLINEAALLAARRNKKRVTQEELEEARDKVLMGPERKSMLISDKEKEMTAYHEAGHALLGTLLPYTEPVHKVTIIPRGRALGLTQSLPVEDRHSYRKQYCLDRIVMSMGGFIAEELIFGDPSNGSSNDIQQATNIARRMVCEWGMSEKLGTINYGGGENSPFVGRDYGNSNKPYSEEFAAMIDQEVKRIVQSSLDRGRDLVRKNKAKLESIAKALLAKETIDADELMAIVHPAGEKSSDPSQKSGNSSKKTKGSTKPAFT from the coding sequence ATGAACAAAAACATCAAATCTGTATTCCTCTTCTTACTCATTTTACTCGTCGTTCTGTATACGCTTTATAAAGGTCAAGATTTCGCAGGAAAGCCGGACGAAATCAGTTACTCTGAGTTCTTAAACATGGTAGAACCGGTAGAAGGAAAAAAACCTATCGGTAGAATCACCTCGAAAGATGGAAAGGATGTCACCAACAAACAACAAATCATGATAGACCGTGATTTGATTGAAGGATGGTACATACCAAATGATTCCAAAGACAACAAGCCCAAAGCCTTCAAAACCAATATTGCTCCCATTAACGATGATTTGGTGACAAAACTTCGCAAATCTCGATTATCATTCACAGCAAAGTCCCCAGAAGAAAATAAATTCCTAAGTGTCATTTATGGCATTCTTCCTTGGCTGTTCATTTTAGGTTTCATTTGGTTTATCATGATGCGACAGCTCCAGGCATCGGGAAACAAAGCCTTTACATTTGGAAAATCTAGAGCCAAAATGAACGTAGACCCAAAAGTGAAAGTCACCTTCAATGATGTGGCGGGTTGTGAGGAAGCAAAAGTTGAGCTCCTTGAAATCATTGAATTTCTTAAAGATCCCAAAAAATTCCAAGCAATTGGCGCTCGTATTCCCAAAGGAGTCTTGTTAGTCGGTCCTCCAGGAACCGGTAAGACTCTACTTGCGAAAGCAGTTGCTGGTGAAGCTGGTGTACCCTTCTTCTCGATATCTGGATCAGACTTTGTCGAAATGTTTGTAGGCGTTGGAGCCTCTCGAGTTCGCGATCTGTTTGACCAAGGTAAAAAGAATGCACCTTGTATCATATTTATCGATGAGATTGATGCGGTAGGACGTTTGCGTGGAGCAGGTCTTGGCGGTGGTCACGATGAACGTGAACAAACCCTAAACCAAATGTTAGTTGAAATGGATGGCTTTGAGATGAACGAAGGTGTCATCGTGATGGCCGCCACAAACAGAGCCGATGTATTGGACCCTGCTCTCCTCCGTCCAGGTCGTTTTGATAGACAGGTCATTGTTGACCTACCTGATCTCAGAGGCCGTGAAGAAATCCTAAAAGTGCATGCAAAAAAAGTTCCTATGGTATCTGATATTTCTATCTCTTCCATAGCTCGGGGAACACCTGGATTTACCGGTGCGGATCTTGCGAACTTGATCAACGAGGCTGCTCTCCTTGCCGCAAGACGAAATAAAAAGCGTGTAACGCAAGAAGAGTTAGAGGAAGCCAGGGATAAGGTTTTGATGGGACCAGAACGAAAGTCCATGCTCATATCTGACAAAGAGAAAGAAATGACTGCCTACCATGAAGCCGGGCATGCTCTCTTGGGTACTTTGCTCCCTTATACAGAACCTGTGCACAAAGTAACAATCATCCCAAGAGGAAGAGCACTTGGCCTAACCCAATCCTTACCTGTAGAAGACCGTCACTCTTACCGTAAACAATATTGCTTGGATAGAATAGTGATGTCAATGGGTGGCTTCATTGCCGAAGAACTCATCTTTGGCGATCCGTCTAATGGATCCAGCAATGACATCCAACAGGCGACCAACATCGCTCGTCGTATGGTATGTGAATGGGGTATGTCCGAAAAACTAGGCACAATCAACTACGGTGGGGGTGAAAATTCTCCTTTTGTTGGACGAGACTACGGAAATTCAAATAAGCCTTATTCAGAAGAATTTGCGGCTATGATTGACCAGGAAGTGAAACGCATTGTCCAATCCTCTCTTGACAGAGGAAGGGATTTAGTTCGGAAGAACAAGGCAAAGCTCGAATCAATTGCAAAGGCTTTACTGGCAAAAGAGACGATCGATGCAGACGAATTGATGGCCATCGTTCACCCTGCGGGAGAAAAATCTTCTGACCCTTCGCAAAAGAGTGGCAATTCGTCCAAAAAAACGAAGGGAAGCACAAAACCTGCCTTTACCTAG
- a CDS encoding EVE domain-containing protein, translating into MKFWLFKTEPDVFSIDDLEREKVSFWEGVRNYQARNYLRDEVKLGDLILFYHSSTQPTGIVGIAEVVGEGEPDPHQFNAKSPYYDEKADPNKPRWFGVRIKLKHRFKEILTLETLRNEAKLKDMLLLKRGMRLSIQPVSDREFQRINELGLR; encoded by the coding sequence ATGAAATTCTGGCTCTTCAAAACTGAGCCTGATGTCTTCTCCATTGACGACCTAGAAAGAGAGAAAGTCTCTTTCTGGGAGGGAGTTAGGAACTACCAGGCCAGAAATTATTTAAGAGATGAAGTTAAGTTAGGTGATTTAATTCTATTCTACCATAGCAGTACACAACCAACTGGGATCGTAGGCATTGCTGAAGTAGTTGGGGAGGGAGAACCTGACCCTCACCAGTTTAATGCCAAAAGCCCGTACTATGATGAAAAAGCAGACCCCAATAAACCACGGTGGTTTGGAGTTAGAATCAAGCTCAAACATAGATTCAAAGAGATACTCACCCTGGAAACACTTAGAAACGAAGCCAAACTAAAGGATATGCTCCTCTTAAAAAGGGGGATGCGGCTCTCGATTCAACCGGTCAGTGATCGAGAATTCCAAAGGATCAATGAACTAGGGCTTCGATGA
- a CDS encoding CAP domain-containing protein, translated as MLFVTRTTISILILFLISCVSPPPKVEKVVVPEKKIEKKETVQEDTQPKTELAFLESIEDGRNIPSSGNWTAEQYNSFNEQTFFSYEPAKQTIDFQNFDYPLLHAAIFYTASKERRKLGMKAFKYSSLCEQAAFGHAQDMVKYDFYSHTSKVTGKETLRDRLELVGLVKPISGENIISAFALDYKPGTPLYTPDQNTHKKFSYTRNGPPIPNHTYISLADYLVETWMNAPAQRRNILNPDFSYLGTGAYYYQDAKFQNIDRVKAVMVFSSKP; from the coding sequence ATGTTATTTGTTACGCGAACCACTATCTCAATTTTAATCTTATTTTTAATCTCTTGTGTCAGTCCTCCGCCAAAGGTTGAGAAGGTGGTTGTTCCAGAAAAGAAAATTGAAAAAAAAGAAACAGTTCAGGAAGATACTCAGCCAAAGACTGAGTTGGCCTTTTTAGAATCTATCGAAGATGGAAGAAACATTCCCTCTTCAGGAAATTGGACAGCAGAACAATACAACTCTTTCAATGAGCAAACCTTCTTCTCTTACGAACCTGCAAAACAAACCATCGACTTTCAAAATTTTGACTACCCACTTTTGCATGCTGCAATCTTCTACACGGCAAGCAAAGAGAGGAGAAAGCTTGGGATGAAGGCATTTAAATATTCGAGTTTATGCGAACAAGCTGCCTTTGGCCATGCACAAGATATGGTAAAATATGATTTTTACTCTCACACTAGCAAGGTCACTGGAAAAGAAACCTTAAGAGACAGACTAGAATTGGTTGGATTGGTAAAACCGATTTCTGGTGAAAATATTATCTCGGCTTTTGCTCTGGATTACAAACCAGGTACACCTCTTTATACACCTGACCAAAATACCCATAAGAAGTTTAGTTATACTCGTAATGGTCCGCCCATCCCCAACCATACCTACATTAGTTTGGCAGATTATTTGGTTGAAACTTGGATGAATGCCCCAGCGCAGAGGCGCAATATCTTGAACCCAGATTTTTCTTATTTAGGTACAGGAGCTTACTACTACCAAGATGCAAAATTTCAAAACATTGATCGTGTAAAAGCAGTTATGGTATTCTCATCGAAGCCCTAG
- a CDS encoding SLC13 family permease, protein MKISIFLFPVLFILPAIFGYYEQWFSLNKVQSVNLSIALLATYLWLTELIPLYVTGFIILFLELSWLLPVWTEPRPKPIVFLSCYFSDTILLFLGGFVISQAISRYRLDERLAKIVLSQSRGSSFRFLLGIGLVTGFLSFWMNNTATAAMMLGLVMPMMARFPESSSFRKGILLLVPFSANLGGIATPVGTLPNVIGIGYLKERGLDFGFLTWMGFAVPVALTSILILILLIYYFYAKPEKDETFKHFTIATESRIFSNAEWFSISIIVITIFAWMTSDFHGIANGTIALFPVIVFFGTKLLSLEEFRSLSWDVLVLMGGGIALGKAMEETGLAKHFITSFSLNEHSLMFLFLFFSFMSLILSCFLSNTSVANLMLPITLGLPQELILPAALGATIGASLAMPFPISTPPNALAFGYGGIKSWDMAKIGGLISIVAWMIFVCLGGGILHISSIVDFSF, encoded by the coding sequence ATGAAAATCTCGATCTTCTTATTTCCTGTTCTGTTCATTTTACCTGCAATTTTTGGATATTATGAGCAATGGTTTTCTCTAAACAAAGTGCAATCTGTCAATTTGTCCATTGCTTTGTTGGCAACCTATCTTTGGCTGACGGAGCTGATCCCGCTCTATGTAACTGGTTTTATCATTTTATTTTTAGAATTATCTTGGTTGTTACCAGTTTGGACTGAACCAAGGCCAAAACCCATCGTTTTTCTTTCTTGTTACTTTTCTGATACCATCTTATTGTTCTTAGGTGGCTTTGTAATATCACAAGCAATCTCTCGGTATAGGTTAGACGAAAGACTCGCAAAGATCGTTCTTTCACAAAGCAGAGGTTCTTCCTTTCGTTTCTTACTTGGGATTGGCCTGGTGACTGGATTTTTATCCTTTTGGATGAATAATACCGCAACGGCGGCTATGATGTTAGGCCTTGTCATGCCCATGATGGCACGTTTTCCAGAATCTTCTAGTTTTCGAAAAGGAATTCTATTACTCGTACCCTTCTCGGCAAATTTGGGAGGGATCGCAACACCAGTAGGGACTTTACCAAATGTCATAGGTATTGGTTACCTAAAGGAGAGGGGATTGGATTTTGGTTTTTTAACTTGGATGGGTTTTGCAGTTCCTGTAGCTTTAACTTCAATCCTAATCTTAATTCTGCTCATTTATTATTTCTATGCCAAGCCAGAAAAGGATGAGACATTCAAACACTTCACGATTGCCACCGAGTCTCGCATCTTTTCCAATGCTGAGTGGTTTTCCATATCTATCATTGTGATAACCATCTTTGCCTGGATGACTTCAGACTTTCATGGTATCGCGAATGGTACCATAGCTTTGTTTCCAGTTATAGTTTTCTTTGGCACAAAACTATTGTCATTGGAAGAATTTCGTTCTCTCTCTTGGGATGTTTTAGTTTTGATGGGAGGAGGGATTGCCTTAGGTAAGGCAATGGAGGAAACTGGTCTTGCGAAACATTTCATCACATCCTTCTCGTTAAATGAACACTCTCTTATGTTTTTGTTTTTATTCTTTAGCTTTATGTCTCTAATTCTTTCTTGTTTTTTGAGCAATACCTCGGTTGCGAATTTGATGCTTCCCATCACTCTAGGCCTCCCGCAAGAATTGATCCTTCCTGCCGCTTTGGGCGCTACCATAGGAGCCTCATTGGCTATGCCCTTTCCCATTTCAACACCACCAAATGCTTTGGCTTTTGGATATGGTGGTATTAAAAGTTGGGATATGGCTAAGATTGGTGGATTGATTTCTATCGTTGCTTGGATGATCTTTGTTTGTTTAGGAGGAGGTATACTTCATATCAGCTCCATTGTGGATTTTTCCTTTTAA